In Poecile atricapillus isolate bPoeAtr1 chromosome 16, bPoeAtr1.hap1, whole genome shotgun sequence, the DNA window AGGGCTCAGTGTACTCAGATCTCCCTAGACAGTGTCAAGCCTAACATAGACTGCACTGTGTTAAACCAGCCTATTAAATGTAACCTGTTCTAGTGGAAACAGCAAGCTCACACCTCTCATTGTCCTGTTTTGCAGGTGGTAAGGTGAAGgtgagaggaagagaaggtgGAGATGGAACTGCCAAATCATGCCAAACAACTGCTACTGCAGCTGAACCAGCAACGAGCCAAAGGTTTCCTCTGTGATGTGATCATTGTGGTAGAAAATGCCCTGTTTCGTGCCCATAAGAACAtcctggcagccagcagcatgTATTTCAAATCCCTTGTCCTGCATGACAACCTGATAAACTTAGACACCGACATGGTGAACCCAACCGTGTTCCGGCAGATCTTGGACTTTATTTATACTGGTAAGCTCTTAACGACTGACCAGCCTGGTGAACAGAACTTTAATGCTCTCCTCACCGCAGCAAGCTACCTCCAACTGCACGACctggcagctctctgcagaAAGAAGCTGAAGCGGAACAGCAAGTCCTTTGCTGGCAAGGCCGGTGGCCTTGGTGTTGGGAGATCTGCCAGGAGTCAGAGACTTTCCACTGCTTCAGTCATCCAAGCTCGCTATTCAGGGTCAAATGAGGGGCTGAAGGGCTCGCACTCAAAGGAGCTGTCAAAGGGAAAGCTCTCTGATGACGAGGTCTTCATCAGCAGCTCCAACCAAGAGAACTGTCACTCCTTAAGCAGGGGAACCAGCAAGAATGGCGGTGGGAGCAGCAGTGCGAATGGGAGCACCGGTGACCAGGAGCTAGGCCTCGACTTGTCCAAAAAAAGCCCCTCGCTCCCTGCCGCAGCCTCCCAGGATGACACGCAGCACAGCGAAAGCCAGCACGGCTCTCCCCAATCTGCCTCAGCCCCTGCAGCCAACAGTGCCTCATTGTTCGACGAGTCTGGTGTCGGAGCCCCCCACAGCATGGCAGACAGCAGCGACCCCATGGAGATGGATCTGAGCGAGGAGTGCCACCACTCACTGACAGAGAGCGGCCAGCGCAAGGGCCTCCGGCACTCGTCCCGCAAGAAGGAGTGGATCAAGAAAGACAACGCCTTTGACCGAAAGGAAGGGGGCAAAGAGAGGGACGAGGGTGAAGGGCTGCCCAATGGTATCCTGCTGGGGCCCTTGTCCAAGTCTGTGGAGAGGAGTCTGGCTGGGGCCTACGGGGCAGACCTGCCCTACCCATGTAAGGAGGAGGTAGAAAACGGTAAGGAGAACAGTGACGACAGCGGCCAGAGCGAGAGTGAGAGCGGCGGCCATACCAGTGCCAATTACGTCTACCGGCAGGAGGGGTTTGAGCCAGTGGCCTACGGTGACAACCTGTATGTCTGTATCCCCTGTGGCAAAGGCTTCCCGAGCTCCGAGCAGCTCAATGCCCACGTGGAAACGCACACCGAGGAAGACCTTTACATCAAGGAGGAAGGCACATATGGCAGCAAGGATGAAGCTGAGGATTTGTCCAACCCCAATCAGTCCTACGCTGCGGAGTCCCGGCCCTTCAAGTGTTCAGTGTGTGAGAAGAGCTACAAGGATCCAGCCACGCTGCGGCAGCACGAGAAGACTCACTGGCTGACGCGGCCCTTCCCTTGCAACATCTGTGGCAAGATGTTCACGCAGCGGGGCACCATGACACGGCACATGCGCAGCCACTTGGGGCTCAAGCCCTTTGCTTGCGAGGAATGTGGGATGCGCTTTACCCGGCAGTACCGACTAACAGAGCATATGCGTGTCCACTCAGGAGAAAAACCTTACGAATGTCAACTGTGTGGTGGGAAATTCACCCAGCAGCGCAATCTGATCAGCCACCTGCGAATGCATACCTCTCCCACATAAGCCAAAGACTCCAGAATGAGCTTCAAGCCCATCCGCAGTGATTTACCTTTCTGTAGACttgctgcttaaaaaaaaaaagaaaaaaagaaaaaaaacaaaacaaaaaagggggCAACTCCCCAT includes these proteins:
- the HIC2 gene encoding hypermethylated in cancer 2 protein, encoding MELPNHAKQLLLQLNQQRAKGFLCDVIIVVENALFRAHKNILAASSMYFKSLVLHDNLINLDTDMVNPTVFRQILDFIYTGKLLTTDQPGEQNFNALLTAASYLQLHDLAALCRKKLKRNSKSFAGKAGGLGVGRSARSQRLSTASVIQARYSGSNEGLKGSHSKELSKGKLSDDEVFISSSNQENCHSLSRGTSKNGGGSSSANGSTGDQELGLDLSKKSPSLPAAASQDDTQHSESQHGSPQSASAPAANSASLFDESGVGAPHSMADSSDPMEMDLSEECHHSLTESGQRKGLRHSSRKKEWIKKDNAFDRKEGGKERDEGEGLPNGILLGPLSKSVERSLAGAYGADLPYPCKEEVENGKENSDDSGQSESESGGHTSANYVYRQEGFEPVAYGDNLYVCIPCGKGFPSSEQLNAHVETHTEEDLYIKEEGTYGSKDEAEDLSNPNQSYAAESRPFKCSVCEKSYKDPATLRQHEKTHWLTRPFPCNICGKMFTQRGTMTRHMRSHLGLKPFACEECGMRFTRQYRLTEHMRVHSGEKPYECQLCGGKFTQQRNLISHLRMHTSPT